The following proteins are encoded in a genomic region of Takifugu flavidus isolate HTHZ2018 chromosome 3, ASM371156v2, whole genome shotgun sequence:
- the cldn10e gene encoding claudin-10 isoform X1 — translation MKIRVVQIWGFLMTVLGWIFIACTMAMEGWKISSIGGMGGSSIIKVAWYWSSLWRSCFTDSTAVSNCYDFPVLWSVQGSIQIVRGLLMSALSLGMLGFVLSLLGMECTFIGGKDRSKHKKVYAGGCCHIASGNVSFNRTVSISSHHWLYGLMFMSCVNLCVYGCFSLCCFSSGLLAASGYAVYAHHVSAEYFSPSFDGLKFDLGTPLFLGWVGSAFHMTGGFFYLWSVCTPLCGRKEMIIKIQKLPDPEKNKSTTALTTASKITSKTKVSSISELSSNLDISDVSDISSRSERTSASGRSARSGRSSKTGRTSDRSTSGSESSTSTLSTSQSSSRTVSSLSGSSKTESMPFIINSYI, via the exons ATGAAGATTCGGGTCGTCCAGATTTGGGGGTTCTTGATGACTGTTCTGGGATGGATTTTTATTGCCTGCACTATGGCCATGGAAGGATGGAAAATAAGCTCCATCGGGGGTATGGGAGGCTCCTCGATCATCAAGGTGGCCTGGTACTGGTCCAGCCTGTGGAGATCCTGTTTTACAGACTCAACTGCTGTGAGCAACTGCTATGACTTCCCAGTGCTGTGGTCTGTGCAGG GCTCCATCCAGATTGTGCGTGGGCTCCTGATGTCAGCTCTTTCTCTGGGTATGCTGGGCTTCGTGCTCAGTTTGCTGGGGATGGAGTGCACCTTCATCGGGGGGAAGGATCGATCGAAACACAAGAAGGTCTACGCTGGGGGGTGCTGCCACATAGCCAGTGGTAATGTCTCCTTCAACAGAACTGTCAGCATCAGCAGTCACCACTGGCTTTATGGCTTAATGTTTATGAGTTGTGTCAATTTATGCGTGTATGGTTGTTTTTCCTTGTGTTGTTTCTCATCAGGCTTGCTGGCTGCTTCTGGTTATGCTGTCTATGCCCATCATGTCTCAGCAGAATACTTCAGTCCTAGCTTTGATGGGCTGAA GTTTGACCTGGGCACGCCGCTCTTCCTCGGCTGGGTGGGCTCAGCCTTTCACATGACTGGTGGTTTCTTCTACCTGTGGTCGGTGTGTACACCCCTCTGTGGTCGAAAGGAAAT gaTTATCAAAATCCAGAAGCTACCAGACCCAGAGAAAAACAAGTCCACCACAGCTCTGACCACAGCATCCAAGATCACCTCCAAGACTAAAGTGTCTTCCATTTCTGAACTGTCCTCCAACTTGGACATTTCAGATGTGTCCGACATTTCCTCGAGATCTGAGAGGACGTCAGCATCGGGACGCTCGGCGAGGTCGGGCCGCTCCTCGAAAACTGGACGGACCTCAGATAGATCAACGTCAGGGTCGGAGTCCAGCACGTCCACTCTGTCCACgtcccagagcagcagcaggacggtgtCGTCGCTGTCAGGCAGTTCCAAGACTGAGAGCATGCCGTTCATAATAAATTCATATATCTGA
- the cldn10e gene encoding claudin-10 isoform X2, which produces MKIRVVQIWGFLMTVLGWIFIACTMAMEGWKISSIGGMGGSSIIKVAWYWSSLWRSCFTDSTAVSNCYDFPVLWSVQGSIQIVRGLLMSALSLGMLGFVLSLLGMECTFIGGKDRSKHKKVYAGGCCHIASGLLAASGYAVYAHHVSAEYFSPSFDGLKFDLGTPLFLGWVGSAFHMTGGFFYLWSVCTPLCGRKEMIIKIQKLPDPEKNKSTTALTTASKITSKTKVSSISELSSNLDISDVSDISSRSERTSASGRSARSGRSSKTGRTSDRSTSGSESSTSTLSTSQSSSRTVSSLSGSSKTESMPFIINSYI; this is translated from the exons ATGAAGATTCGGGTCGTCCAGATTTGGGGGTTCTTGATGACTGTTCTGGGATGGATTTTTATTGCCTGCACTATGGCCATGGAAGGATGGAAAATAAGCTCCATCGGGGGTATGGGAGGCTCCTCGATCATCAAGGTGGCCTGGTACTGGTCCAGCCTGTGGAGATCCTGTTTTACAGACTCAACTGCTGTGAGCAACTGCTATGACTTCCCAGTGCTGTGGTCTGTGCAGG GCTCCATCCAGATTGTGCGTGGGCTCCTGATGTCAGCTCTTTCTCTGGGTATGCTGGGCTTCGTGCTCAGTTTGCTGGGGATGGAGTGCACCTTCATCGGGGGGAAGGATCGATCGAAACACAAGAAGGTCTACGCTGGGGGGTGCTGCCACATAGCCAGTG GCTTGCTGGCTGCTTCTGGTTATGCTGTCTATGCCCATCATGTCTCAGCAGAATACTTCAGTCCTAGCTTTGATGGGCTGAA GTTTGACCTGGGCACGCCGCTCTTCCTCGGCTGGGTGGGCTCAGCCTTTCACATGACTGGTGGTTTCTTCTACCTGTGGTCGGTGTGTACACCCCTCTGTGGTCGAAAGGAAAT gaTTATCAAAATCCAGAAGCTACCAGACCCAGAGAAAAACAAGTCCACCACAGCTCTGACCACAGCATCCAAGATCACCTCCAAGACTAAAGTGTCTTCCATTTCTGAACTGTCCTCCAACTTGGACATTTCAGATGTGTCCGACATTTCCTCGAGATCTGAGAGGACGTCAGCATCGGGACGCTCGGCGAGGTCGGGCCGCTCCTCGAAAACTGGACGGACCTCAGATAGATCAACGTCAGGGTCGGAGTCCAGCACGTCCACTCTGTCCACgtcccagagcagcagcaggacggtgtCGTCGCTGTCAGGCAGTTCCAAGACTGAGAGCATGCCGTTCATAATAAATTCATATATCTGA
- the gtf3c3 gene encoding general transcription factor 3C polypeptide 3 yields MSGFSAELIDYLEGRITFEEFDKRRDERKTKESEVLSEDDGAQPSTSAPVTLTQEEGVSPVVQLAFASMLGEMQEPPSSEAEEDEEEEEDTLSYVDDEDDEDYKVNVAEEKKLELEEEVKKKTRGRKGGRRRRKKKEEEDYDDYDEEDGPSAGDVFALEMKLNRENKKMMKERRHRSKLPRALRGLMGEANIRYARGEKEDAIMMCMEIIRQAPLAFEPFSTLAMIYEDDEDADKALQFGLIAAHLNPSDSEEWIRLAEMSLEQDNIRQAILCYTKAIKYDPTNVRYLWERSNLHMRLGEQKQCMDGYRKILSLLPMEEGEHFMQLSKDMAKSYYESNDLAAALGIIEEALDRHPELVSDDFVNMAAELNIASHHYSKALQVLVKFAGIVLITDESRMDVTTPAGDGEVSEQPCEVQESSEENTKSQTVTAEEAAAENNGKIKDVQVPESIPVDLKAKLIVCLIHLHVSTPLERLVTSLMEQSPEEIGDLYLDVAEAYLDKGEYASALPLLSVLVVSDKYNLAVVWLRHSECLKALGQMEMAAESYTKVVQMAPLHLEARLSLATLQQQLGRPEHALKALESMYDSETLARDSSAAQKELKLLLHRSTLLKTQGQKQDYLDAMISMISMLLKVAMQRAKVCVRSVIVSGESHLRLVKVKELEPEIADHEAAYLDNTGKTNVLSREDWWQLLVSCVLTLCEVKRYEEAELMVESAMEFYSFYDNKPLRRELEFFGLSATILDRNHYNAYNYIRLMLMENVDPPQLWNIFNQLTITSQHQRHHRFCLRLLLKHPDSHALCVLCGHNAMVSGSFKHALGQYVQAFQTHPDNPLYSLCVGLTFFHMASQKFVAKRHALVLQGFSFLWRYLELRGECQESMYNLGRALHQLGLTHLAIHYYQKALALPVQNLEGMPDDQVDLRREIAFNLSLIYQTSGNTEMARQLINTYCII; encoded by the exons ATGTCGGGCTTCAGCGCCGAGCTAATAGACTACCTGGAGGGCAGGATAACTTTTGAGGAGTTTGACAAACGCAGAGATGAGCGGAAAACCAAG GAGTCTGAGGTTTTATCTGAAGATGATGGTGCTCAACCCTCCACCTCGGCACCTGTCACGCTGACTCAAG AAGAGGGTGTGAGCCCGGTAGTTCAGTTGGCCTTTGCCTCAATGTTGGGGGAAATGCAAGAACCACCGTCCTcagaggcggaggaggatgaagaggaagaagaggacaccTTAAGCTatgttgatgatgaagatgatgaggactATAAGGTGAATGtagcagaagagaagaaattggagctggaagaggaagtaaaaaagaaaacacgggggagaaaaggagggagaagacggagaaaaaagaaagaagaggaagattaTGATGActatgatgaggaggatggcCCTTCAGCGGGGGACGTGTTCGCACTGGAGATGAAGCTGAACCGAGAAAAcaagaagatgatgaag gAGCGGCGCCATCGCAGCAAATTACCACGAGCTTTGAGGGGCTTAATGGGGGAAGCTAACATCCGATATGCtcgaggagagaaagaggacgCCATCATGATGTGTATGGAGATCATCAGACAGG CTCCTCTGGCGTTTGAGCCATTCTCTACATTGGCTATGATTTACGAGGACGACGAAGACGCAGACAAAGCGCTGCAGTTTGGGTTGATCGCTGCCCACCTCAACCCCTCCGACTCTGAAGAGTGGATCAGGCTGGCAGAAATGTCTCTGGAGCAGGACAACATCCGTCAGGCTATTTTGTGCTACACAAAAG CCATCAAGTACGACCCCACCAACGTACGCTACCTGTGGGAACGCTCCAACCTCCATATGCGTCTGGGTGAGCAGAAACAATGCATGGACGGCTACCGCAAGATCCTGTCCCTGCTGCCAATGGAGGAGGGAGAACACTTCATGCAGCTCTCCAAGGATATGGCCAA GAGTTATTATGAGAGTAATGACCTGGCGGCAGCTCTGGGTATCATAGAAGAAGCTCTGGACAGACACCCTGAGCTTGTGAGTGATGACTTTGTCAACATGGCAGCAGAGCTCAATATCGCCAGCCATCACTACAGCAAGGCTTTACAG GTTTTGGTCAAGTTTGCTGGTATAGTTTTGATCACTGATGAGTCCAGAATGGACGTCACGACACCAGCCGGTGATGGGGAGGTGTCGGAGCAGCCATGTGAGGTGCAGGAGAGCAGTGAAGAGAACACAAAGTCCCAAACTGTGAcagcagaagaagcagcagcagagaataaCG GCAAAATCAAGGATGTCCAGGTACCAGAGAGCATTCCAGTGGATCTGAAGGCTAAGCTTATAGTCTGTCTGATTCATCTGCATGTCAGCACACCCCTGGAG AGGTTAGTGACATCACTAATGGAACAGAGTCCAGAGGAGATTGGTGATTTATATCTGGATGTAGCAGAAGCCTACCTGGATAAGGGCGAATACGCGTCTGCGCTGCCTCTGCTGTCTGTGCTTGTCGTCTCAGATAAGTACAACTTGGCTGTTGTTTGGCTTCGACATTCAG AGTGTCTAAAGGCACTGGGCCAAatggagatggcagcagaaagCTACACTAAAGTAGTGCAGATGGCCCCCCTCCACCTGGAGGCCCGGCTGTCCCTGGccaccctgcagcagcagctgggccgACCAGAGCACGCCCTCAAAGCTCTGGAGTCCATGTATGACAGTGAAACGCTTGCACGGGACTCGTCCGCAGCACAAAAG GAATTAAAGCTCCTGCTGCATCGCTCCACTTTGCTGAAGACTCAGGGACAAAAACAGGATTACCTGGATGCTATGATCTCCATGATCTCCATGCTTCTTAAG GTGGCCATGCAGCGGGCTAAGGTGTGCGTGCGCTCTGTAATTGTGTCGGGTGAGAGTCACCTTCGGTTGGTGAAGGTTAAAGAATTGGAACCAGAAATTGCGGACCATGAAGCTGCCTACCTGGATAACACTG GCAAAACCAATGTTCTGTCCAGAGAGGACTGGTGGCAGCTGCTGGTCAGCTGCGTGCTGACGTTATGCGAGGTGAAGCGCTATGAGGAGGCTGAGCTGATGGTGGAGTCAGCCATGGAGTTCTACTCCTTCTACGACAACAAGCCGCTGAGGAGGGAACTAGAGTTTTTCGGCCTGTCGGCCACCATCCTCGATCGCAACCATTACAACGCCTACAACTACATCAG GTTGATGCTGATGGAAAATGTTGATCCACCACAGCTATGGAATATTTTCAACCAG CTGACGATAACCTCCCAGCACCAGCGGCATCATCGCTTCTGTCTGAGGTTGCTGTTGAAACATCCCGACAGCCACGCTTTGTGCGTCCTCTGCGGACACAACGCCATGGTGTCGGGGAGCTTTAAACATGCTTTAG GCCAGTATGTCCAGGCTTTCCAGACTCACCCTGATAATCCCCTGTACAGCCTGTGTGTGGGTCTcaccttcttccacatggcATCTCAGAAGTTTGTTGCCAAACGACACGCACTGGTTCTGCAG GGCTTCTCCTTTCTGTGGAGGTACTTGGAGCTGCGTGGCGAGTGCCAGGAGAGCATGTACAATCTAGGCAGAGCCCTACACCAGCTGGGCCTCACACATTTGGCCATCCATTACTACCAGAAGGCACTTGCACTGCCTGTGCAGAATTTGGAG GGCATGCCTGACGATCAGGTGGACTTGAGGAGAGAGATTGCCTTCAATCTGTCTCTCATTTACCAGACCAGCGGGAACACGGAGATGGCCCGGCAGCTCATTAACACCTACTGTATTATTTGA
- the cldn10d gene encoding claudin-10 yields MKYRTVVMYMEIGCFVSCLCGWILVCSTLPTEYWTFSEVGSIVLTTSNYYSNLWRDCISDTTGVSDCKDYPSMLALPVFLHACRALAICAVITGFFGGVLALIGMKCTKIGGSELANSRVTFAGAVTYLASGFCGMITYSWWANRVISEFVDPNFRAQKFELGAAVFVGWGGSLLLISGGMVLAYFSGKEGLKSSSLPRRPATYATARTRRTYMLPATSSRVTLGPPLFYEGRKSRTTRATRTNQTFGRDSFV; encoded by the exons ATGAAGTACCGGACGGTGGTGATGTACATGGAGATTGGCTGCtttgtgtcctgtctgtgtggcTGGATCCTAGTGTGTTCCACTCTTCCCACCGAGTACTGGACGTTCTCCGAGGTGGGGAGCATCGTCCTGACCACCTCCAACTACTACTCCAACCTGTGGAGAGACTGCATCTCAGATACCACGGGGGTGTCTGACTGCAAGGATTACCCTTCCATGTTGGCCTTGCCAG TATTTTTACACGCCTGCCGAGCACTCGCCATCTGCGCCGTCATCACCGGTTTCTTTGGCGGCGTCCTGGCACTCATCGGGATGAAGTGCACTAAAATAGGTGGATCAGAGCTCGCCAACTCCAGGGTGACATTTGCAGGGGCCGTAACTTATCTGGCTTCAG GATTCTGCGGAATGATCACCTATTCATGGTGGGCCAACAGGGTGATAAGTGAATTTGTGGATCCCAATTTCAGGGCACAAAA ATTTGAGCTTGGAGCTGCGGTGTTTGTTGGCTGGGgaggctccctcctcctcatctctggagggaTGGTGCTGGCTTACTTCTCAGGAAAAGAAGGCTTAAAATCCAG CTCTCTACCTCGGAGACCAGCCACCTACGCCACCGCCCGGACCAGGCGGACCTACATGCTGCCAGCCACGTCCTCCAGGGTGACCCTGGGGCCGCCGCTCTTTTACGAGGGAAGGAAGAGCCGAACCACCAGAGCAACAAGGACCAACCAAACGTTCGGCAGGGACAGCTTTGTATAA